The following are encoded together in the Pedobacter sp. D749 genome:
- a CDS encoding DUF6588 family protein, producing MKKYYILKALCALFLLATAEKASAQQDVGDLFVGGPADATKLVNAYFDPLYKGLGLGLTDGWSNTAQSKGFLKFDVRVSASGAFVPQSARSYDVNTLGLSNIKPAAGASSIGPTAFGDDREGGKMEVYTSSGIPTGKFFNLPQGVGFHVVPSAQIQATLGLPKNIDVTLRAMPKIKLGNDLGSLSMIGFGAKVELLPLFMGSTTEKLVPVDIAIAGGFTQYKYNLPLNIDNSANSDQRIDAKFNGVNFDAIVSKKILFFTPFASIGYQTSNTNLKALGTYRFATSATTSATYVDPISVKQTDIDGIRASLGFQLKFGFFKFYGSYTQAKYSMVNAGIGLGIGK from the coding sequence GTGCCTTATTTTTATTGGCAACGGCTGAAAAAGCAAGTGCTCAACAAGATGTTGGAGACTTGTTTGTGGGCGGGCCAGCCGATGCAACCAAATTGGTTAATGCCTATTTCGATCCTTTATACAAAGGCTTAGGACTGGGTTTAACGGATGGATGGTCTAACACTGCCCAATCAAAAGGTTTTTTAAAATTTGATGTCAGGGTTTCAGCCTCCGGAGCTTTTGTTCCGCAATCGGCCAGAAGTTATGATGTAAATACATTAGGTTTAAGCAATATTAAACCTGCTGCTGGTGCTTCTTCAATAGGCCCTACTGCTTTTGGAGATGATCGCGAAGGTGGTAAAATGGAAGTGTACACCAGCAGCGGTATCCCTACAGGTAAATTTTTCAACCTGCCACAGGGCGTGGGTTTCCATGTAGTACCTTCGGCACAGATACAAGCTACGCTGGGTTTACCAAAAAACATTGATGTTACTTTAAGGGCAATGCCTAAAATAAAACTGGGTAACGATTTAGGAAGTTTATCCATGATCGGTTTTGGTGCAAAAGTTGAACTTTTACCTTTATTTATGGGATCAACAACAGAGAAACTGGTTCCTGTAGACATTGCAATCGCAGGAGGATTTACCCAATACAAATATAATTTACCATTGAATATCGATAATTCGGCGAATTCGGATCAACGTATAGATGCTAAATTCAATGGTGTAAACTTTGATGCCATTGTTTCCAAAAAAATTCTGTTTTTCACCCCTTTTGCCAGCATCGGTTACCAAACCTCGAACACTAATTTAAAGGCTTTGGGTACTTACCGTTTTGCCACCAGTGCCACAACTTCGGCAACTTATGTTGACCCGATTTCGGTTAAACAAACCGATATTGACGGCATCCGGGCAAGTTTAGGCTTTCAGCTGAAATTTGGTTTCTTTAAGTTTTATGGTTCATATACCCAGGCAAAATACAGCATGGTTAATGCAGGTATTGGGTTAGGGATCGGTAAATAA
- a CDS encoding 1-aminocyclopropane-1-carboxylate deaminase/D-cysteine desulfhydrase, giving the protein MFEEIYSAVQKITFAPFNNLSVKRDDLIDPYISGNKWRKLKYILAKAEEEKKTHLVTFGGAYSNHLVATAAAASRSGLTATAFVRGEEVQNEMLLLCSLFGMQLIFTDRESYRDKQKLFQQHFADDEKSYFIDEGGASPEATIGCAEIIRELTETYDHIFCAAGTGTTAAGLLKGIQQHQLNTKLHIIPVLKGGSFIEDEIVQHTPLSDHLNLHLDYHFGGYAKITPELISFIKNFTSKTGLLLDPVYTAKMFYAIFDLQKQGIIGKDEKILAIHTGGLMGLFGMRDKF; this is encoded by the coding sequence GTGTTCGAAGAAATATATAGCGCGGTACAAAAAATAACATTTGCACCTTTTAACAATCTTTCTGTAAAGCGGGATGATCTGATTGACCCCTATATTTCGGGTAATAAATGGCGCAAACTTAAATACATTTTAGCTAAGGCTGAGGAGGAAAAAAAAACACATTTGGTCACCTTTGGAGGGGCTTATTCCAATCATCTGGTAGCTACAGCTGCTGCTGCATCAAGATCAGGGTTAACCGCTACAGCTTTTGTACGTGGAGAAGAAGTACAGAATGAAATGTTATTGCTATGCAGTTTATTCGGGATGCAACTCATTTTTACCGACCGTGAAAGTTATCGGGATAAACAAAAATTGTTTCAACAGCATTTTGCTGACGATGAAAAAAGCTATTTTATTGATGAAGGTGGTGCTTCGCCAGAAGCTACCATAGGCTGTGCAGAAATCATCCGTGAGTTAACCGAAACTTACGACCACATTTTTTGTGCCGCCGGAACAGGAACCACAGCGGCAGGCTTATTGAAAGGAATTCAGCAACATCAATTAAACACGAAACTCCACATTATCCCCGTGCTAAAAGGCGGTTCATTTATTGAGGATGAAATTGTGCAGCATACGCCTCTTTCTGATCATTTAAATCTCCACTTAGATTATCACTTTGGCGGCTATGCAAAAATAACCCCTGAACTGATCAGCTTTATCAAAAATTTTACTTCAAAAACTGGACTGCTGCTAGATCCTGTTTATACGGCAAAGATGTTTTATGCCATTTTCGATTTACAGAAACAAGGAATTATCGGTAAGGATGAAAAAATCCTGGCCATTCATACCGGAGGATTGATGGGGCTTTTTGGGATGAGGGATAAGTTTTAA
- a CDS encoding S41 family peptidase, whose product MKTFILSLLIILSCSLAAISQNRVLTKKIKGETIAGISKSLKENYIFLDTAIRMGDFISRQFKMGVYDTIQTPSVFANKLTTDLMSVYQDGHLSITYDPRAAELEEKPDTVAQRTRRLQFRKEVNFGMEKAEIMPGNIGYLKLKGFFPPDQEAKIAVTAALQFVSNSNALIIDLRDNRGGDPAAVSFFCGFFFKEKTHLNDLYCRHDRSYIQFWAIPETSLQSLKTIPIYILTNNHTFSAGEELAYDLQAQHRALIVGERTGGGAHPVAPEPIGSGFTANIPNSRAINPITKTNWEGVGVRPDKEVIGDNALETGLKLIK is encoded by the coding sequence ATGAAAACCTTTATACTGTCCCTTTTGATAATTTTGTCGTGTTCTTTGGCGGCGATTTCACAGAATCGTGTTCTAACAAAGAAGATAAAAGGAGAAACCATTGCTGGCATCTCAAAGAGCTTAAAAGAAAATTATATTTTTCTTGACACTGCCATTCGGATGGGGGATTTTATTAGCCGGCAATTTAAAATGGGTGTCTACGATACCATCCAGACACCAAGTGTTTTTGCAAATAAATTAACTACAGACCTAATGTCGGTTTATCAAGATGGTCACTTGTCGATTACCTACGATCCTCGGGCAGCTGAATTAGAAGAAAAACCTGATACCGTTGCACAGAGGACAAGGCGCCTTCAATTCAGAAAAGAAGTAAATTTTGGAATGGAAAAAGCTGAAATTATGCCCGGAAATATAGGTTATTTAAAGTTGAAAGGTTTTTTCCCGCCTGACCAGGAGGCTAAGATAGCAGTTACAGCGGCATTGCAGTTTGTTAGCAATAGTAATGCACTAATAATCGACCTCAGGGATAATCGGGGTGGAGATCCGGCTGCTGTAAGTTTTTTCTGCGGATTCTTCTTCAAAGAAAAAACACATCTAAACGACCTTTATTGCCGTCACGACCGCTCTTATATTCAATTCTGGGCAATACCAGAAACTTCTTTGCAGTCGCTTAAGACCATCCCAATCTATATTTTAACTAATAATCACACTTTTTCAGCTGGAGAGGAATTGGCTTACGATCTCCAAGCCCAGCACCGGGCGCTAATCGTTGGAGAACGTACCGGAGGCGGTGCGCATCCCGTAGCTCCAGAACCGATAGGTAGCGGATTTACGGCTAATATTCCCAATTCCAGAGCAATAAACCCAATTACGAAAACGAACTGGGAGGGCGTTGGTGTACGTCCTGATAAGGAAGTGATAGGCGATAATGCTCTTGAAACAGGATTAAAACTGATAAAATAG
- a CDS encoding outer membrane beta-barrel protein: MTCFCSKSFAQSNQDNTLKGIIKDSNNEVVDGATLLLKNGIDGQVIKQTLSDKDGNFSFTVKTGTYLIFISYLGTLSYQSELLKLTGNMDVGVITIETTARSLKEVVIQSSMSKPLVKIEGRKMIYNIEKSITAQGLNGLEALRKTPGVVVNQDNTITLNGASAALVMINGRQTYLQAEELAQLLKSMSASDLKAIEVIKNPSAEYDAAGTGGIVNLVLQKSIAEGFNGTINNGVAFGITLKQNTNLNLNFRKGKFNAFGSYNHNFGHFAMDYDYDRTTNGKVYINSNHDVDKKHSMGSTVGLDYAIDTTKTIGMVMNGNFSSGGGLITPTTNIFDQLTGALLQTLKSESSYPAQRARRYNANLNYRYKGSNRTSLDIDVDYGIFDAATENLSTNAFYSAEGKFQSSNNFLVANSRNIKLYAVKGDYGFPIGKGRMLTGAKFSEVNAKNVFDQYDANGSVNVIDINLSNTFDYKEQISAGYLKYETPINDALSFDLGVRLEHTHSEGNLLPTAGSSQSATSAVRNYLNVFPTAAITYKTKQEGTYNLSFARRVDRPAYNNLNPFSYPVDELSYWKGNPFLQPQYANTLALQYSYKKTTIAASYTHTSDVSSTITEVTKGSIINMVPRNIGFQNNINLTVTQQIRLAKWWNMSLTGIGYRLENKVGTIDYGNYNRSRFAGTINIQQTFNLPSHITAEAIGVVNSKNISGLNTYIKGNSQVDIGLQKNLMHEKATLRIAASDILRKNKIITDTQLNNLLLHTTYVGESRQIRLSFTYRFGNTRIKSKDSRESGLENESRRL; encoded by the coding sequence TTGACATGTTTTTGTTCGAAGTCTTTTGCGCAAAGTAATCAGGACAATACCTTAAAAGGTATCATTAAAGATTCGAATAATGAGGTTGTAGACGGTGCAACTCTGCTTTTAAAAAATGGTATTGATGGTCAGGTAATTAAACAGACATTGAGCGATAAGGATGGCAACTTTTCTTTTACGGTTAAGACTGGTACTTATCTGATTTTTATTAGTTATTTGGGCACGCTGTCTTACCAGAGTGAGCTGTTAAAATTAACAGGCAACATGGATGTAGGTGTTATAACGATTGAAACTACCGCCCGTAGTTTAAAAGAAGTTGTTATTCAGAGTTCCATGAGTAAGCCGCTTGTTAAAATCGAAGGAAGAAAAATGATTTATAACATTGAAAAAAGCATAACAGCTCAGGGTTTAAATGGCTTGGAAGCTTTAAGAAAAACACCGGGAGTAGTTGTGAACCAGGACAATACAATCACCCTGAATGGAGCCAGTGCTGCGTTGGTGATGATTAATGGCAGACAGACCTATTTACAGGCTGAAGAATTGGCTCAACTGCTTAAGTCAATGTCCGCATCCGATTTAAAAGCTATTGAAGTTATCAAAAACCCTTCTGCCGAGTATGACGCTGCAGGAACTGGTGGCATCGTCAATCTTGTACTTCAAAAATCAATTGCCGAGGGTTTCAACGGTACTATTAATAATGGTGTCGCTTTTGGTATTACCTTAAAGCAAAACACAAATTTGAACCTTAATTTTCGAAAGGGTAAATTTAATGCCTTCGGTAGTTACAATCATAATTTTGGACATTTTGCGATGGACTACGATTATGACCGGACGACAAACGGAAAGGTATATATAAACTCCAATCATGATGTGGACAAAAAACATAGTATGGGATCTACTGTCGGTTTAGATTACGCAATAGATACCACCAAAACAATCGGAATGGTGATGAATGGTAATTTTTCAAGTGGTGGCGGCTTGATCACACCGACGACAAATATTTTTGATCAGTTAACAGGAGCACTTTTACAGACACTTAAAAGTGAGAGTAGCTATCCGGCACAAAGGGCCAGACGTTATAATGCCAACTTAAACTATAGGTATAAAGGTAGTAATCGCACAAGTCTGGACATAGATGTCGACTATGGCATTTTTGATGCCGCTACAGAAAATTTGAGTACCAATGCTTTTTATTCAGCTGAAGGGAAATTCCAGTCCTCAAATAATTTCCTTGTGGCCAATAGCCGAAATATTAAGCTATATGCGGTTAAGGGTGATTATGGCTTTCCAATCGGGAAAGGGCGGATGTTAACAGGCGCTAAGTTCTCTGAGGTAAATGCAAAAAATGTATTTGACCAGTATGATGCAAATGGCAGCGTCAATGTTATTGATATCAACCTGTCCAATACTTTTGACTACAAGGAACAAATAAGTGCTGGATACCTTAAATATGAAACGCCAATAAATGATGCACTGAGCTTTGATCTTGGCGTGAGATTAGAACATACACATTCCGAAGGAAACTTACTACCGACAGCAGGTAGTAGTCAATCTGCGACTTCTGCAGTTAGAAACTACCTGAACGTTTTCCCTACGGCTGCAATAACTTATAAAACTAAGCAAGAAGGCACCTACAACCTAAGTTTTGCACGTCGCGTTGACCGCCCGGCTTATAACAACCTGAATCCATTTTCATATCCTGTAGATGAACTCTCCTATTGGAAAGGTAATCCGTTCCTGCAGCCACAGTATGCGAATACATTAGCGCTTCAATATAGTTACAAAAAGACGACCATCGCTGCCAGTTACACACATACAAGCGATGTAAGCAGCACTATTACGGAAGTAACTAAAGGGAGTATCATTAATATGGTGCCCAGGAATATCGGATTTCAGAACAATATAAACCTAACTGTTACACAACAGATCAGGTTGGCAAAATGGTGGAATATGAGTCTGACCGGTATTGGATATCGTCTGGAGAATAAAGTAGGAACTATAGATTATGGGAATTATAACCGGAGCCGTTTTGCGGGAACGATTAATATTCAACAAACCTTCAATCTTCCCAGTCACATTACTGCCGAGGCAATAGGCGTGGTTAACTCAAAAAATATAAGTGGATTAAATACTTATATAAAGGGTAATTCACAGGTTGACATTGGCCTGCAAAAGAATCTGATGCATGAAAAAGCAACGCTTAGAATAGCGGCTTCCGATATATTAAGGAAAAATAAGATTATTACAGATACTCAACTTAATAATTTACTGCTTCATACCACCTATGTGGGCGAGAGCCGACAGATCAGATTGAGTTTTACCTATCGCTTTGGAAACACCAGGATCAAATCAAAAGACAGCCGCGAGTCTGGACTGGAAAATGAATCGCGACGATTATAG
- a CDS encoding S9 family peptidase: MKSTFLTLVLITWVLVAGAQNQKSAKRPQTPKAPYPYYTEEVKFTNAKDSVTLAGTLSLPADSGMYPVVILISGSGPQNRNEELFDHKPFLVISDYLTRKGIGVLRYDDRGTAHSTGNFRTSTSVSFADDAAAAVAYLKSRKEVDPRQIGLAGHSEGGMIAPMVAAGNKDVAFIILMAAPGIPIVKLLDLQSERLGILSGGTKEMVDKNVKLEHGMYEIIMKNHTNNLNIRLTAYLTKAMASLPPEIRPAADVMDQEIKTLIRRSTTPWFKYFLQYEPARNLSLVRCPVLVLNGSLDAQVTSKENLRGIKQALDKGRNRNYKIIEYPGVNHLFQEAKTGAFEEYQLIEQTMSPKVLDDIATWINSIIRR; encoded by the coding sequence ATGAAATCGACTTTCTTAACACTCGTCTTGATCACCTGGGTACTTGTTGCCGGAGCGCAGAATCAAAAGTCTGCAAAACGTCCGCAGACACCAAAAGCCCCTTATCCTTATTATACGGAAGAAGTCAAATTTACAAATGCCAAAGACAGTGTTACCCTGGCAGGCACACTTAGCCTTCCAGCGGATAGCGGAATGTACCCGGTCGTTATTTTGATATCCGGATCAGGTCCACAGAACCGGAACGAAGAATTATTTGACCATAAGCCCTTTCTTGTTATTTCCGACTATCTTACCAGAAAGGGTATTGGCGTGCTCCGTTATGACGATCGTGGCACTGCTCATTCTACGGGAAACTTTCGAACGTCGACATCGGTCAGCTTCGCGGACGATGCTGCGGCTGCCGTTGCTTATCTAAAAAGTCGGAAAGAAGTTGATCCTCGTCAAATTGGCTTGGCAGGACATAGTGAAGGCGGTATGATTGCGCCTATGGTTGCTGCAGGTAACAAGGATGTCGCCTTTATCATACTCATGGCTGCACCTGGTATTCCCATAGTGAAACTACTGGATTTACAGTCGGAACGTTTGGGGATACTTTCGGGGGGTACCAAAGAGATGGTTGATAAGAATGTTAAACTGGAACATGGCATGTACGAGATTATCATGAAAAACCATACCAATAATTTAAATATCAGGTTAACTGCCTACCTTACCAAAGCTATGGCGAGTTTGCCGCCTGAAATACGACCGGCCGCTGATGTAATGGATCAGGAAATCAAAACGCTGATACGACGGTCGACTACTCCTTGGTTTAAGTATTTTCTTCAATATGAGCCCGCCCGTAATTTAAGCCTTGTCAGATGTCCGGTATTAGTACTTAACGGCTCATTGGATGCCCAGGTTACATCTAAAGAGAACCTCCGCGGAATCAAACAAGCTTTGGATAAAGGCAGGAATAGGAACTATAAAATAATTGAGTACCCAGGGGTCAATCACCTTTTTCAGGAGGCTAAAACTGGGGCTTTCGAAGAATATCAGCTTATCGAACAAACCATGTCGCCAAAAGTATTGGACGATATAGCTACCTGGATTAACTCAATTATTCGCAGGTAA
- a CDS encoding PadR family transcriptional regulator → MNSEFVQNWFSQVKKGTLTYIILNILSEKEYYGYELVQEIKRHTTLEVAEGTLYPLLNRLKTEGIVESKWVEQESGIPRKYYTLSAGGRATLFEMRTIWSTLETAIRKIQK, encoded by the coding sequence ATGAATAGTGAATTTGTACAGAATTGGTTTTCGCAGGTAAAGAAAGGAACACTGACATACATTATTCTTAATATTCTTTCCGAAAAAGAATATTACGGGTATGAGTTGGTACAGGAAATCAAACGCCATACTACCCTGGAAGTGGCAGAGGGCACGCTGTATCCACTGCTGAACCGTTTAAAAACGGAAGGTATAGTCGAATCCAAATGGGTAGAGCAGGAATCGGGTATTCCCAGGAAATATTACACGCTGAGCGCTGGTGGCAGAGCTACGCTTTTTGAAATGCGCACTATTTGGTCAACATTGGAAACGGCTATAAGAAAAATTCAAAAATGA
- the lat gene encoding L-lysine 6-transaminase, whose protein sequence is MYQLTVPADHVNESLSKHILADGFDLTYDMEKSHGAYIYDCKYNRTLLDFFTCFASVPLGYNHPKMINDEAFKKNLLLAALANPSNSDVYTQQYAQFVETFSKVGIPDYLPHAFFIAGGGLAVENAIKVAMDWKVQKNFAKGYTEEKGFKVLHFERAFHGRTGYTLSLTNTLPDKTKWFAKFDWPRVAVPEVKFPLSGDNLNHAIATEEASLAQIKKAFADNKDDICAIIVEPIQSEGGDNHLRDEFLIQLKTLADENDAFLIYDEVQTGVGLTGKFWCHQHFSEKARPDILAFGKKMQVCGILVGNKVDEIETNVFKVPSRINSTWGGNLVDMVRSTQILQIVEEDQLCDNAAKIGMYLKEQLKNLSHKFDQMTNIRGRGLLCSFDFPTKEMRNAFIGKGLENNVMFLGCGDKTIRFRPALCIEQKHIDEGLTVMEKILPLL, encoded by the coding sequence ATGTATCAATTAACAGTACCTGCAGATCACGTTAACGAATCTTTAAGTAAGCACATTTTGGCCGATGGTTTCGACCTGACCTACGATATGGAAAAGAGTCACGGTGCCTATATTTACGATTGTAAATACAATAGAACTTTGCTCGATTTTTTTACCTGCTTTGCTTCCGTTCCTTTAGGTTATAACCACCCTAAAATGATTAATGATGAAGCCTTTAAAAAAAATCTTCTCCTCGCTGCTTTAGCCAATCCATCGAACTCTGATGTTTACACCCAGCAGTATGCACAGTTTGTTGAAACATTTTCTAAAGTTGGCATCCCTGATTATTTGCCACACGCTTTTTTTATTGCGGGCGGAGGCTTAGCAGTAGAAAATGCAATTAAAGTAGCTATGGACTGGAAGGTTCAGAAAAACTTTGCAAAAGGATATACTGAAGAAAAAGGCTTTAAGGTTTTACACTTCGAAAGAGCTTTTCATGGCCGTACGGGTTACACGCTTAGCTTGACCAATACCTTACCTGATAAAACCAAGTGGTTTGCCAAATTCGACTGGCCAAGGGTGGCTGTTCCAGAAGTTAAATTTCCACTTTCGGGAGATAATTTAAACCATGCCATTGCAACCGAAGAAGCCTCGCTGGCACAGATCAAAAAAGCCTTTGCGGATAATAAAGATGATATTTGCGCGATAATTGTAGAACCGATCCAATCTGAAGGTGGAGATAATCACCTACGGGATGAGTTTTTGATCCAACTTAAGACTTTGGCCGATGAAAACGATGCCTTTTTGATTTATGATGAAGTACAAACTGGTGTTGGCTTAACCGGTAAATTCTGGTGTCACCAACATTTTAGCGAAAAAGCCAGACCTGATATTTTGGCTTTTGGTAAAAAAATGCAGGTTTGCGGTATCCTTGTTGGGAATAAAGTAGACGAAATTGAAACCAATGTATTTAAAGTACCCAGCCGGATTAACTCAACATGGGGAGGCAATCTTGTAGATATGGTACGTTCTACCCAGATTTTACAGATCGTAGAAGAAGATCAGCTATGCGACAATGCTGCAAAAATAGGCATGTATTTAAAAGAGCAGTTGAAAAATCTGTCACACAAGTTTGATCAAATGACAAATATACGTGGAAGGGGTTTGCTGTGTTCATTTGATTTCCCGACAAAAGAAATGCGCAATGCATTTATTGGTAAAGGATTGGAGAACAATGTGATGTTTTTGGGCTGTGGCGATAAAACCATACGCTTTCGTCCTGCACTTTGTATTGAGCAAAAGCATATTGACGAAGGCTTGACGGTTATGGAAAAAATATTGCCTTTATTGTAG
- a CDS encoding acyl-CoA dehydrogenase family protein produces the protein MANIFSSLKNAYNLFKHVDFDKLEALSKKVDLPKMVETISSLDDKQIQGMMKMMGGSGKKKELPPIEGDFYHLGDEALKDEDRELQLKVRAFLEKEVKPIVNHYWNKAEFPFEIIPKLAELNICGLTYKGYGCPGKSNLMEGILAMEMARIDTSISTFFGVQSGLAMGSIYLCGSEEQKQQWLPLMQQFKIIGAFGLTEPEVGSAAAGGLTTTCKKVAGKWILNGQKKWIGNATFADILIIWARDEESGEVKGFIVKKDNPGFAVEKMQDKMALRIVQNGIITLTNCEVEEADRLQNANSFKDTAKVLQMTRAGVAWQAVGCARGAYENALEYTQTRKQFGKPIASFQLIQNHLVEMLSNLTAMQTLCFRLSQLQDQGLLKDEHASLAKVFCSLRTRDVVSKAREVMGGNGILLEYNVARFVADAEAIYSYEGTKEINTLIVGRAITGFSAFV, from the coding sequence ATGGCGAATATATTCTCTTCTCTCAAAAACGCTTACAATCTTTTTAAACACGTAGATTTCGATAAGTTAGAGGCTTTATCGAAAAAAGTCGATTTACCAAAAATGGTCGAAACCATATCAAGCCTGGATGATAAACAAATCCAGGGGATGATGAAAATGATGGGTGGATCCGGTAAAAAGAAAGAACTGCCACCCATTGAAGGTGATTTTTACCATTTGGGCGACGAAGCGCTCAAAGATGAAGACCGTGAACTCCAGTTAAAAGTACGTGCATTTTTAGAGAAGGAAGTTAAACCCATTGTAAATCATTATTGGAACAAAGCTGAATTCCCTTTCGAAATTATCCCAAAACTTGCCGAACTCAACATCTGTGGTTTAACCTATAAAGGTTATGGCTGTCCGGGGAAATCGAATTTAATGGAAGGTATTTTAGCGATGGAAATGGCCAGGATTGATACCTCGATTTCTACTTTTTTTGGTGTACAGAGCGGCTTAGCCATGGGATCGATCTATTTATGTGGATCGGAAGAACAAAAACAACAGTGGTTACCGCTCATGCAGCAATTTAAAATTATTGGTGCATTCGGATTAACCGAACCCGAAGTTGGCTCAGCTGCTGCTGGCGGTTTAACCACAACCTGTAAAAAGGTAGCCGGTAAATGGATTTTAAATGGCCAAAAAAAATGGATTGGTAATGCCACCTTTGCAGATATCTTAATTATTTGGGCACGCGATGAGGAAAGCGGAGAAGTAAAAGGCTTTATCGTGAAAAAAGACAATCCAGGTTTTGCTGTAGAGAAAATGCAGGATAAAATGGCCTTGCGGATCGTGCAGAATGGGATTATTACCTTAACCAATTGCGAAGTAGAAGAAGCAGATCGCTTGCAAAATGCTAACTCATTTAAAGATACCGCTAAGGTACTACAAATGACAAGAGCAGGGGTTGCCTGGCAGGCGGTAGGCTGCGCCCGGGGTGCTTATGAAAATGCTTTGGAATATACCCAAACCCGAAAACAGTTTGGTAAACCCATTGCATCTTTTCAGTTGATTCAAAACCATTTAGTTGAAATGTTGTCGAATTTAACGGCCATGCAAACATTATGTTTTAGGTTGTCACAATTGCAGGATCAGGGTTTATTGAAAGATGAGCACGCTTCGCTAGCCAAGGTATTCTGTTCATTAAGAACGCGTGATGTAGTAAGCAAAGCAAGGGAAGTAATGGGCGGAAACGGTATTTTACTCGAATATAATGTAGCACGTTTTGTGGCCGATGCCGAGGCGATTTATTCGTACGAGGGGACAAAAGAAATTAATACATTGATTGTTGGCCGTGCAATAACCGGATTTTCGGCATTTGTTTAG
- a CDS encoding LytTR family DNA-binding domain-containing protein has product MTNQQNFTFIKTDRKLIKLNFDDILFVKGLGNYVEIFVKNSKKYVYYKTLKDLIGKLPDEFMRVHNSNIVNLKNVEYIEDNHLIIGEHKITIAKSYKDCLLISIEKLLL; this is encoded by the coding sequence ATGACAAATCAGCAAAATTTCACATTTATAAAAACTGACAGAAAATTAATCAAATTAAATTTTGACGACATTTTGTTTGTAAAAGGATTGGGGAATTATGTTGAAATATTTGTCAAAAACAGCAAAAAATATGTTTACTACAAAACCTTAAAAGACCTTATAGGCAAATTACCTGATGAATTTATGAGGGTTCATAATTCAAACATCGTGAATTTGAAAAATGTAGAATATATAGAAGATAATCATTTAATTATAGGTGAACATAAAATTACAATAGCAAAAAGTTATAAAGATTGTCTATTAATTAGTATTGAAAAATTGCTACTCTAA
- the bshB1 gene encoding bacillithiol biosynthesis deacetylase BshB1: protein MKLDILVIAVHPDDAELCCSGTILKHIALGKKVGIVDLTRGELGTRGTAETRDEEAADSAKILGLHVRENLGMRDGFFQNDEFHRLEVIKVIRKYQPEIILSNALEDRHPDHGRAGDLVYDSVFLSGLPKIETLIDDVKQEAHRPRLLLQYIQDRYLKPDIIVDISDHMDKKIESIKAFKTQFYNPDVDGLQTYISSPEFFESVIGRSREFGKSIGATFGEGFTSRKLLGVDNLFDLR from the coding sequence ATGAAGTTAGATATTTTAGTGATCGCCGTGCATCCCGATGATGCAGAGCTTTGCTGTTCAGGTACAATTTTAAAACATATTGCGCTTGGTAAAAAAGTTGGAATTGTAGATTTAACCCGAGGCGAACTGGGTACGCGTGGTACAGCAGAAACAAGAGATGAAGAGGCGGCAGACTCTGCAAAAATTTTGGGCTTACATGTGCGCGAAAATTTAGGCATGAGGGACGGTTTTTTTCAGAATGATGAATTTCACCGTTTAGAAGTAATTAAAGTCATCAGGAAATACCAACCCGAAATTATTTTAAGCAATGCTTTGGAAGACCGTCACCCTGATCACGGAAGGGCAGGCGACCTGGTTTATGATTCGGTTTTTTTATCAGGTTTGCCAAAAATTGAAACGTTGATAGATGATGTTAAACAAGAGGCCCACCGCCCGAGGTTATTGTTGCAGTACATCCAGGACAGATACCTGAAGCCTGATATTATTGTAGATATTTCTGATCACATGGATAAGAAAATTGAATCGATTAAGGCTTTTAAAACACAGTTTTATAATCCTGATGTAGATGGTTTGCAAACTTATATTTCATCGCCGGAATTTTTCGAAAGCGTAATTGGCCGTTCAAGAGAATTCGGTAAAAGCATTGGCGCCACTTTTGGCGAAGGCTTTACTTCGCGGAAATTGTTGGGTGTTGATAATTTGTTTGATTTGAGGTAG